A segment of the Thermoplasmata archaeon genome:
AGGGGCAGCACGACGCCGAAGCCCGCGGTCGCCGCGTTCACCGGGACGAAGGCGAGGAGCCACGGCCGCGCGACGAGCCGGGACGGCCAGGTGCGCAGTGCGGTCGCCATCGTCCGAGGCGGCGCGACGGGAGCCTTACTTAAGCGAAGTTCTGTGGAGTGGTCGGGCCGGCGCCCTCAACGCGATGTCGGTGTTTTACCGCCGTGAGACGAGTCTCAACGCTTATTAGGGGGGTCCGTTGTCGCGCGGTGTCGAGAGGGTGGCCTAGGCTTGGCTATCGGCTTCGTCCTGATCAGCACGGCGCCCGCGAAGGAGCACGAGGTCTACACCGAGCTCCTGCGGGTGAAGGGGATCGTCGAGCTCCACCCGCTGTTCGGTGAATACGACCTGATCGCCAAGGTCGAGGCCGAGGACTTCAACGCGCTCGGCCAGCTCGTGGTCGACAAGATCCGGTCGGTCGCGGGCGTCATCGACACCAAGACGCTCACCGGGATCAAGTTCTGAAGGGTACCCCATGTTCGATCTGATGGCGACCGCGGTCGATATCGGCGGCTGGCAGTTCCTGACGATCCTGTTGCTCGTCTTCGGCCTGTTCCTGATCCTGGCCGGGATCTTCACGGCGTACTTCGGGAGCGGCAAGAGCCGGACGATCGGGATCGTGCTCCTGGTCGTGGGCCTCGTCGTCGGGGTCGCGGCGGGCTATCTCTACCACACGGGCGCCCTCGACGGCGGCGCGTCGGGCCAGCTCGGCTCGCTGCTCTGGGAGTCGTTCCTCGTGATCGTGGCCGCGGTCATCGGCGCGCTCGTCGCGGTCGGGATCTTCCTGGTCGCGATCATGAAGTCGTAGGCGGGCCGCCGGCGTCGGCCCGCGGGACTAGCCCCGATGCGGCGCCGCCGCCTGGTCACCCTCACCACCGACATCGGCTCGGCCTACGCCGCCCAGATGAAGGCGGTGCTCGCCAACCGGATCCCGCCGGGGGGGATCG
Coding sequences within it:
- a CDS encoding Lrp/AsnC ligand binding domain-containing protein; this translates as MAIGFVLISTAPAKEHEVYTELLRVKGIVELHPLFGEYDLIAKVEAEDFNALGQLVVDKIRSVAGVIDTKTLTGIKF